The following proteins come from a genomic window of Corynebacterium hansenii:
- a CDS encoding TIGR04222 domain-containing membrane protein, with the protein MTSFEYFLFYSRPLWGIDGPTWLVLMGAAFVVGIAVWLVADIVEKSRARRAVREASSTHVGWAQQTAATMAPAYAAYLCGGRRRVTDLAFAELALSGAVPQMQYSRRRIMLAPEVKQGAGQWAPGVAGPSQGLSPVAVAMLESARRSGKLKKRSGRAAAREVAAVRAELVRGGLVKPARFRPHTVIALIAFAVFVLVNVVRAYIAASNYRPVSFMVFLLIVMIATVALVAASRTAPEVTDVELTDRGRQVRAALENEVSRLGDTVAMLPSRGQGLMIVAVGGLAAAAIVPQVLVQSYSSMMWSSPFTGGDSSSSMSGCGGSSCGSGCGGGGCGGCGS; encoded by the coding sequence ATGACGAGTTTCGAGTATTTCCTGTTTTATTCGCGTCCCCTGTGGGGCATCGACGGGCCGACCTGGCTGGTGCTCATGGGTGCCGCCTTCGTGGTGGGCATCGCGGTGTGGCTGGTGGCCGACATCGTGGAGAAGTCCCGCGCGCGCCGGGCGGTGCGCGAGGCGTCGTCGACCCACGTCGGTTGGGCGCAGCAGACCGCCGCGACGATGGCCCCCGCGTACGCCGCGTACCTGTGCGGCGGCCGTCGCCGCGTCACCGATCTCGCCTTCGCCGAGCTGGCCCTGTCCGGGGCGGTGCCGCAGATGCAGTACTCCCGGCGGCGGATCATGCTGGCGCCGGAGGTCAAGCAGGGCGCGGGCCAATGGGCGCCGGGCGTTGCCGGGCCGTCCCAGGGTTTGAGCCCGGTGGCCGTGGCGATGCTCGAGTCGGCGCGCCGTTCGGGGAAGCTGAAGAAGCGTTCCGGTCGCGCGGCGGCCCGCGAGGTCGCCGCCGTGCGCGCCGAACTCGTCCGGGGCGGACTGGTGAAGCCCGCGCGATTCCGGCCGCACACCGTGATCGCGCTCATCGCCTTCGCGGTGTTCGTGCTGGTCAACGTCGTGCGCGCGTATATCGCGGCGAGCAACTACCGGCCGGTGAGTTTCATGGTGTTCCTGCTCATCGTCATGATTGCCACGGTGGCCCTCGTGGCCGCTTCGCGCACCGCCCCGGAGGTCACCGACGTGGAGCTCACCGACCGCGGCCGCCAGGTGCGGGCGGCGCTGGAGAACGAGGTGTCCCGCCTGGGCGACACGGTGGCCATGCTGCCGAGCCGGGGCCAGGGGCTCATGATCGTCGCAGTCGGTGGACTGGCCGCGGCGGCGATCGTCCCGCAGGTGCTGGTGCAGTCGTATTCGTCGATGATGTGGTCGTCGCCGTTCACCGGCGGTGACTCGTCATCGTCGATGTCGGGCTGCGGCGGCTCGTCCTGCGGCAGCGGGTGCGGCGGTGGCGGCTGCGGCGGGTGCGGCTCCTGA
- a CDS encoding DUF692 domain-containing protein, translating into MARAARELSGPTIAWRPGTAAAVAAAAPAWTEVVADSLIHGEQCGTHGAQGSAAEGAGRARGGTDHEGKGRPPGVVVPPALAELIDRGTAVVPHGLRLSLASADPRDVGDPSVLARTAEALGSPLASEHIAFTRAGGMDVGHLVAPPQTREQVAVIARNYRAVADRIPVPVALEHVSAMVDWPESEMAEGDFAAEVCAATGAGLVLDVANVYANALNRGLDPAAELARFPVEPIVYVHVAGGHMREGRYVDSHVDPVPPQVLELLSQLADRCRSAGRAAPPTLIERDGAYPSRDVMLAELAAVGAALDDAHVPSEGAHG; encoded by the coding sequence ATGGCCCGCGCCGCCCGGGAGTTGTCGGGCCCGACCATCGCGTGGCGCCCGGGCACGGCCGCCGCGGTGGCGGCCGCGGCCCCCGCCTGGACGGAGGTCGTCGCGGACTCGCTGATCCATGGGGAGCAGTGCGGGACCCACGGCGCGCAAGGCTCCGCCGCGGAGGGGGCAGGCCGAGCGCGAGGCGGCACCGACCATGAGGGGAAAGGACGACCGCCCGGCGTCGTCGTCCCGCCCGCGCTGGCCGAGCTGATCGACCGCGGCACGGCGGTGGTGCCGCATGGCCTGCGCCTGTCGTTGGCCTCGGCGGATCCGCGCGACGTGGGCGATCCTTCGGTCCTCGCCCGGACGGCGGAGGCCCTCGGGTCGCCGTTGGCCAGCGAGCACATCGCCTTCACCAGGGCCGGCGGGATGGACGTGGGCCATCTGGTCGCGCCGCCGCAGACGAGGGAGCAGGTCGCGGTCATCGCGCGCAATTACCGCGCCGTCGCCGACCGCATTCCGGTGCCCGTGGCGCTGGAGCACGTCTCGGCGATGGTCGACTGGCCGGAGTCGGAGATGGCGGAGGGCGATTTCGCCGCGGAGGTGTGCGCCGCCACGGGTGCGGGGCTGGTCCTCGACGTGGCCAACGTCTACGCCAACGCGCTCAACCGTGGCCTGGACCCGGCCGCCGAGCTGGCACGGTTTCCCGTGGAACCGATCGTCTACGTTCACGTGGCGGGCGGGCACATGCGCGAGGGGCGCTACGTCGATTCGCACGTCGATCCGGTGCCGCCGCAGGTGCTGGAGCTGCTGTCCCAGCTGGCGGACCGGTGCCGCTCGGCGGGCCGCGCCGCGCCGCCGACGCTGATCGAGCGCGATGGCGCGTACCCGTCGCGGGACGTCATGCTCGCCGAGCTCGCGGCGGTCGGGGCCGCGCTTGACGACGCCCACGTTCCCTCCGAAGGAGCCCACGGGTGA
- the recR gene encoding recombination mediator RecR: MFEGPLQDLIDEFARLPGIGPKSAQRIAFHLLKVEPEDVDRLQSALARVRDGVHFCRVCGNISADEVCRYCADTRRDRGLICVVEEARDIQAIERTGEYEGRYHVLGGALDPLGGIGPNELNIRTLLQRIGGVLPDVPAPPGFGPGDDSPRGVIDADGNVPAPEITEVIIATDPNTEGEATSTYLARLLRDFPGLSVTRLASGMPLGGDLEYVDELTLSRALTGRLAI, encoded by the coding sequence TTGTTCGAGGGACCACTTCAAGATCTCATCGATGAGTTCGCGCGGCTGCCCGGCATCGGGCCGAAAAGCGCGCAGCGCATCGCCTTCCACCTGCTGAAGGTGGAGCCGGAGGACGTCGACCGCCTCCAGTCGGCGCTGGCGCGGGTGCGCGACGGCGTGCACTTCTGCCGCGTCTGCGGGAACATCTCCGCCGACGAAGTCTGCCGCTACTGCGCCGACACCCGCCGCGACCGCGGCCTGATCTGCGTCGTGGAGGAAGCCCGCGACATCCAGGCCATCGAGCGCACCGGCGAGTACGAGGGCCGCTACCACGTCCTCGGAGGTGCGCTGGATCCGCTCGGCGGCATCGGGCCCAACGAACTGAACATCCGCACTCTTCTGCAGCGCATCGGCGGCGTGCTTCCCGACGTCCCGGCGCCCCCCGGGTTCGGCCCGGGCGACGATTCGCCGCGCGGCGTGATCGACGCCGACGGAAACGTGCCCGCGCCGGAGATCACCGAAGTGATCATCGCGACCGACCCCAATACCGAGGGCGAGGCGACGTCGACGTACCTGGCGCGCCTGCTGCGGGATTTCCCCGGGTTGTCGGTGACGCGTTTGGCGTCGGGCATGCCTTTGGGAGGCGACCTGGAGTACGTCGACGAGCTGACTTTGTCTCGTGCTTTGACCGGTCGCCTGGCGATTTAG
- the nagB gene encoding glucosamine-6-phosphate deaminase — protein MEIIILDDPDEVGLLAADVMARYVERGATLGLATGSTPVGAYRELVRRHREEGLSFAQCRAFLLDEYIGLGPDHPQSYHATIRRELTGHIDIEDALVQSPNGLDPKHASDYDRAIAAAGGIDVQLLGVGTDGHIGFNEPGSSLASGTRVKTLHPRTISDNARFFDSIDDVPHHVVTQGLATIGRARHLLLLATGINKAEAVEALCEGPVSAMCPASVLQYHPHATVIVDEQAASQLENAEYYRYAFQCKPEWQEI, from the coding sequence GTGGAGATCATCATCCTGGACGACCCCGACGAAGTGGGGCTGCTCGCCGCCGACGTCATGGCCCGCTACGTCGAACGCGGCGCCACACTCGGCCTGGCCACCGGATCCACGCCCGTCGGCGCGTACCGCGAACTCGTGCGCCGCCACCGGGAAGAGGGCCTGTCCTTCGCCCAATGCCGCGCGTTCCTGCTGGACGAATACATCGGCCTCGGGCCGGACCACCCGCAGAGCTACCACGCGACCATCCGCCGCGAACTGACCGGACACATCGACATCGAGGACGCCCTGGTCCAGTCGCCCAACGGCCTCGACCCGAAGCACGCGTCCGACTACGACCGCGCCATCGCCGCGGCGGGCGGCATCGACGTGCAGCTGCTCGGCGTCGGCACCGACGGGCACATCGGGTTCAACGAGCCCGGCAGTTCCCTCGCGTCCGGCACCCGCGTGAAAACCCTGCACCCGCGCACCATTTCGGACAACGCCCGGTTCTTCGACTCCATCGACGACGTCCCCCACCACGTGGTGACCCAGGGCCTCGCGACCATCGGGCGGGCGCGGCACCTGCTGCTGTTGGCGACGGGCATCAACAAGGCCGAGGCCGTCGAGGCGCTGTGCGAGGGCCCCGTGTCGGCGATGTGCCCGGCGTCGGTGCTGCAGTATCACCCGCACGCGACCGTCATCGTGGACGAGCAGGCGGCGTCGCAGCTGGAGAACGCCGAGTACTACCGGTACGCGTTCCAGTGCAAGCCGGAGTGGCAGGAGATTTAG
- a CDS encoding glucose PTS transporter subunit EIIB, giving the protein MAKINVDGIVAGLGGAGNIDEIEGCITRLRTVVDDPSLVDKDALAAAGAMGVVEAGDVVQVVVGPEAELIAEDIEDLL; this is encoded by the coding sequence ATGGCCAAGATCAACGTCGACGGCATCGTCGCCGGACTGGGCGGCGCTGGGAACATCGACGAAATCGAGGGTTGCATCACCCGGCTCCGGACGGTCGTCGACGATCCGTCTCTGGTGGACAAGGACGCGCTGGCGGCGGCCGGCGCGATGGGCGTCGTCGAAGCCGGCGACGTGGTGCAGGTCGTGGTCGGCCCCGAAGCGGAGTTGATCGCGGAGGACATCGAGGACCTTCTGTGA
- a CDS encoding DNA polymerase III subunit gamma and tau: protein MALYRKYRPATFAEVVGQRHVTDPLSAALESRGADGAPDRINHAYLFSGPRGCGKTSSARILARSLNCVEGPTATPCGKCASCVALGPGGPGNLDVVELDAASHNSVDDMRDLRDKAMYAPAESRYRIFIIDEAHMVTSQGFNALLKIVEEPPEHLIFIFATTEPEKVLTTIRSRTHHYPFRLLPPNLMRGLLERIVGEEGVAVADDVYPLVVRAGGGSPRDSLSVMDQLLAGAGPEGVSYELAAGLLGVTDQTLLDDALSALAAGDRAGLFGVVDRVVRSGQDPKRFAEDLLGRVRDLLVIAAVPNAMEEGLVDAPEDRVEAMREQATSVPTGTLTRFADVLQRGLPDMSGATSPRLLLEVLCARMLLPASEQSVESLIQRIEALERGGVAGGGQQGQQAQPHQSQQQSQPQQAAPAGGPGAMGGPGGPGDDPNLSPLQRARLARQAQNPQAAPPTPPQQTAQPVQPTPAQQRPEPAQSEPQQSAAQPEPEQPTAQSQPTQPTQPQVPAQQQNTAAPEVPDQEEQARKAREMREISRRMQEQAREQERAERERMAKEREAAARAAEGDAGSVAPQQEESAPAQPAVRADEGAAGTSSSDHLQALREAWPQVVEYAGEGNIPVRVMAAQAVPVALDEGVLTIGHHTGALANRLNDPGNAAALGAAVRRVQGIEVEVRCVVGTAPRGGGDRSGARPRQHQAPAGESSEGAKPAGLANDRPDSTVGDVNEGHSPAGMSGGHSVPDGSAPVSGSAPAAESAPGAAAAPAPESAPKADEGRPVPAYRRILEQRRRAQEAARRNAETGSGPSGLTDARNAAGAAPTRDQAGDGGKKKYVPPPPAAGTQGVTKRRHDDIPLPPEPYDDVPPPPDPDYGGYPDDGGYAPPPDFGAGQGGGQGGAQSAGQPGGQPAGQYGGQPGAQPGGQYGGQGVGAPAGPSGSAPTAQTPGQPPASAPAPAPTGDPGVADDGLDDEERELLDAARTPGQLDHRDQKEVVMELLAKELGAKPL from the coding sequence GTGGCTCTGTACAGGAAGTATCGTCCGGCGACGTTTGCCGAGGTCGTGGGGCAGCGGCATGTGACCGACCCCCTTTCCGCGGCCCTGGAATCGCGTGGCGCGGACGGGGCCCCGGACCGTATCAACCACGCCTACCTGTTCTCCGGGCCGCGCGGTTGCGGCAAGACGTCGTCGGCGCGGATCCTGGCGCGCAGCCTCAACTGCGTGGAGGGGCCGACGGCGACGCCGTGCGGGAAGTGCGCGTCGTGCGTGGCGCTGGGGCCGGGCGGCCCGGGCAACCTGGACGTGGTGGAGCTGGATGCGGCGTCGCACAACAGCGTCGACGACATGCGCGATCTGCGGGACAAGGCGATGTACGCGCCGGCGGAGTCGCGGTACCGCATCTTCATCATCGATGAGGCGCACATGGTCACCAGCCAGGGCTTCAATGCCCTGCTGAAGATCGTGGAGGAGCCGCCGGAGCACCTGATCTTCATTTTCGCCACCACCGAGCCGGAGAAGGTGCTGACCACCATCCGGTCGCGCACGCACCATTATCCGTTCCGGCTGTTGCCGCCGAATCTGATGCGGGGGCTGCTCGAGCGCATCGTCGGCGAGGAGGGCGTCGCCGTCGCCGATGACGTGTACCCGCTGGTCGTGCGGGCCGGCGGCGGGTCGCCGCGTGATTCGCTGTCGGTGATGGACCAGCTGTTGGCGGGTGCGGGGCCGGAGGGCGTGTCGTATGAGCTTGCGGCGGGTTTGCTGGGCGTCACGGATCAGACGTTGCTTGACGACGCCTTGTCCGCTCTGGCCGCGGGGGATCGCGCCGGGTTGTTCGGCGTGGTGGATCGCGTGGTGCGGTCCGGGCAGGATCCGAAGCGGTTCGCCGAGGATCTGCTGGGGCGCGTCCGCGATCTGCTGGTGATCGCCGCCGTGCCGAATGCGATGGAAGAGGGACTGGTCGATGCCCCCGAGGATCGCGTCGAGGCGATGCGCGAGCAGGCGACGTCGGTGCCCACGGGGACGTTGACGAGGTTCGCCGATGTGCTACAGCGGGGTTTGCCGGACATGTCCGGGGCGACGTCGCCGCGGTTGCTGCTCGAGGTGCTGTGCGCGCGGATGCTGCTGCCGGCTTCGGAGCAGTCGGTGGAGTCGTTGATCCAGCGCATTGAGGCGCTGGAGCGTGGCGGTGTTGCCGGTGGTGGTCAGCAGGGGCAGCAGGCCCAGCCGCATCAAAGCCAGCAGCAGAGCCAGCCGCAGCAGGCGGCGCCTGCCGGTGGCCCGGGGGCGATGGGCGGGCCGGGCGGTCCCGGCGATGACCCCAACCTTTCGCCGTTGCAGCGGGCGCGTTTGGCGAGGCAGGCGCAGAATCCGCAGGCGGCGCCGCCCACGCCGCCGCAGCAAACCGCGCAGCCGGTTCAGCCCACGCCGGCTCAGCAGCGGCCGGAGCCCGCTCAGTCCGAGCCGCAGCAGTCGGCTGCACAGCCGGAACCGGAGCAACCGACCGCGCAGTCTCAGCCGACGCAGCCCACTCAGCCGCAGGTGCCCGCGCAGCAGCAGAATACCGCCGCGCCCGAGGTTCCCGACCAGGAGGAGCAGGCCCGCAAGGCCCGCGAGATGCGTGAAATCTCGCGGCGCATGCAGGAGCAGGCCCGCGAACAGGAGCGGGCGGAACGCGAGCGCATGGCCAAGGAGCGCGAGGCCGCCGCCCGCGCCGCCGAAGGCGATGCCGGTTCCGTGGCGCCGCAGCAGGAGGAGTCCGCTCCGGCGCAGCCGGCGGTACGGGCGGACGAGGGGGCGGCGGGGACGTCGTCAAGCGATCACTTGCAGGCGCTGCGCGAAGCATGGCCGCAGGTCGTGGAGTACGCGGGCGAGGGCAACATCCCCGTGCGCGTGATGGCGGCGCAGGCGGTGCCGGTCGCGCTCGACGAGGGCGTGCTGACCATCGGCCACCACACCGGGGCGCTCGCCAATCGCCTCAACGATCCCGGGAACGCCGCCGCGCTCGGTGCCGCCGTGCGGCGGGTGCAGGGCATTGAGGTGGAGGTGCGCTGTGTCGTCGGCACGGCGCCGCGCGGTGGCGGGGACCGTTCGGGTGCCCGGCCGCGTCAGCACCAGGCGCCCGCCGGCGAGAGTTCGGAGGGTGCAAAACCTGCGGGGCTGGCCAATGATCGACCTGACTCAACCGTTGGAGATGTCAACGAAGGGCATTCACCTGCGGGAATGAGCGGCGGGCACTCCGTTCCGGACGGTAGTGCGCCGGTTTCGGGCTCTGCGCCGGCTGCGGAGTCGGCCCCTGGGGCTGCTGCTGCGCCGGCGCCGGAGTCTGCTCCCAAAGCCGATGAGGGCCGCCCGGTGCCCGCGTACCGACGAATCCTCGAGCAGCGTCGCCGTGCCCAAGAGGCCGCGCGCCGCAACGCCGAAACCGGCAGCGGGCCGTCCGGATTGACCGATGCCCGCAACGCCGCAGGCGCTGCGCCGACGCGGGATCAAGCCGGCGATGGCGGGAAGAAGAAGTACGTTCCGCCGCCGCCCGCGGCCGGGACGCAAGGCGTGACCAAGCGTCGTCACGACGACATCCCGCTTCCTCCCGAGCCGTACGACGACGTCCCCCCGCCTCCCGACCCCGACTACGGCGGCTACCCCGACGACGGCGGTTACGCTCCGCCGCCGGACTTCGGTGCTGGTCAGGGCGGTGGCCAAGGCGGTGCTCAATCTGCCGGACAGCCCGGTGGGCAACCGGCCGGGCAGTACGGCGGACAGCCTGGCGCGCAGCCCGGGGGTCAGTACGGAGGCCAAGGCGTTGGAGCCCCCGCCGGTCCATCTGGCAGCGCTCCGACGGCGCAGACACCGGGGCAACCTCCGGCTTCGGCTCCGGCTCCGGCACCCACCGGGGACCCCGGCGTCGCCGACGACGGCCTCGACGACGAGGAGCGCGAACTCCTCGACGCCGCCCGCACCCCGGGCCAGCTGGACCACCGCGACCAAAAGGAAGTCGTGATGGAACTGCTGGCCAAGGAACTCGGCGCCAAACCTCTGTAA
- a CDS encoding YbaB/EbfC family nucleoid-associated protein: protein MSQPDMNSILAQAQQMQAQLEAAQAEIVAASVVGEAGNGLVKVTMRGSGEVSDIELDPKVVDPEDVDGLQDLILGAFGDATQKVQQLAEEKMGPLSQGFGALGDGPSGLGF, encoded by the coding sequence ATGAGCCAGCCCGACATGAACTCCATCCTCGCCCAGGCCCAGCAGATGCAGGCGCAGCTCGAGGCCGCGCAGGCCGAGATCGTCGCCGCCTCCGTGGTCGGCGAGGCCGGCAATGGGCTGGTGAAGGTCACCATGCGCGGGTCCGGCGAGGTCTCCGACATCGAGCTGGACCCGAAGGTCGTGGACCCGGAGGACGTCGACGGGCTGCAGGACCTCATCCTCGGCGCGTTCGGCGACGCCACCCAGAAGGTGCAGCAGCTGGCGGAAGAGAAGATGGGGCCGCTGTCGCAGGGCTTCGGCGCGCTGGGCGACGGCCCGTCCGGCCTGGGATTCTAG
- a CDS encoding PTS sugar transporter subunit IIA → MTAVFSPIAGDVAALADVPDEVFASGMVGAGVAVAPTGEGVIEVVAPVAGKIMRIMPHALVIMTPENRGVLVHVGIDTVHMKGEGFTVHAEKKDRVEVGDVLITADVTAIRAAGHDPICPVVIMESAADDIHDALDPGTRVAAGEALYRA, encoded by the coding sequence GTGACCGCCGTCTTCTCGCCCATCGCAGGCGACGTGGCGGCGCTGGCGGACGTACCCGACGAGGTCTTCGCCTCCGGCATGGTCGGCGCGGGCGTGGCGGTGGCGCCGACGGGGGAGGGCGTCATCGAGGTGGTGGCGCCCGTGGCGGGCAAGATCATGCGGATCATGCCGCACGCGCTGGTCATCATGACCCCGGAGAACCGCGGCGTGCTCGTCCACGTCGGCATCGACACGGTGCACATGAAGGGGGAGGGGTTCACCGTCCACGCGGAGAAGAAGGATCGCGTGGAGGTCGGGGACGTGCTCATCACGGCCGACGTCACGGCCATCCGCGCCGCGGGCCACGACCCGATCTGCCCCGTGGTGATCATGGAGTCCGCCGCCGACGACATCCACGACGCCCTCGATCCCGGCACGCGCGTCGCCGCGGGGGAAGCGCTCTACAGGGCCTGA
- a CDS encoding N-acetylglucosamine-6-phosphate deacetylase, which produces MPPLYDGHVIGRAATPEGVLPNAFVAWVDGVIAEIRPAVPGDGEADGDPLILPGLVDVHNHGAVGHGFPTSDAEGCAAAAAHHRRWGTTTLFASTVSALPADLARQVEVLADVADDGHIDGIHLEGPFINSCRCGAQDPRAIVPGDPAALEMILDAGRGQVRAITLAPETARIDDLLRVCAEHGIVASFGHTDADYDVTARAIDAANDLGLTVTATHLFNAMPPIHHRKPGAAAALMAASARGEAFVELIADGVHLSDAMVDLVRATTGPDGITLVSDAMAAAGMADGDYVLGSLPVTVRGGVARLKVDGGDNADESSGTDIPNTDTPLGAIAGGTSTIHDQVLRMLHRGIDAATVARMAATTGAKAAGFADRGAIAVGKRADLLLCDDAPAGNPDPRDGGAPTPPTVIVAGERKER; this is translated from the coding sequence ATGCCTCCGCTTTACGACGGCCACGTCATCGGCCGAGCCGCCACACCCGAGGGGGTGCTGCCGAACGCCTTCGTGGCGTGGGTCGACGGCGTGATCGCCGAGATCCGCCCGGCCGTGCCCGGCGACGGCGAGGCCGACGGCGATCCGCTGATCCTGCCGGGGCTCGTCGACGTCCACAATCACGGGGCGGTGGGCCACGGGTTCCCGACCTCCGATGCGGAGGGGTGCGCGGCCGCGGCGGCGCATCACCGCAGGTGGGGAACGACGACGCTGTTCGCGTCGACCGTGTCCGCTCTGCCGGCGGATTTGGCCCGGCAGGTGGAGGTCCTCGCCGACGTCGCCGACGACGGCCACATCGACGGCATCCACCTCGAGGGGCCGTTCATCAATTCGTGCCGCTGCGGCGCCCAGGATCCCCGCGCCATCGTGCCCGGCGATCCGGCTGCGCTGGAGATGATCCTCGACGCCGGCCGCGGCCAAGTCCGCGCCATCACCCTGGCACCGGAGACCGCGCGCATCGATGATCTGCTGCGCGTGTGCGCCGAACACGGCATCGTGGCGTCGTTCGGCCACACCGACGCCGACTACGACGTCACCGCCCGCGCCATCGACGCCGCCAACGACCTCGGCCTCACGGTAACCGCGACCCACCTGTTCAACGCCATGCCGCCGATCCACCACCGCAAGCCGGGCGCGGCGGCGGCGCTGATGGCCGCTTCGGCGCGCGGCGAGGCGTTCGTGGAGCTCATCGCCGACGGCGTCCACCTTTCCGACGCGATGGTCGACCTGGTCAGGGCCACCACCGGCCCCGACGGCATCACGCTGGTCTCCGACGCCATGGCCGCCGCGGGCATGGCCGACGGCGACTACGTCCTCGGCTCCCTGCCCGTCACCGTCCGCGGCGGCGTCGCCCGCCTCAAGGTCGACGGCGGGGACAACGCGGACGAAAGCTCCGGCACCGACATCCCCAACACGGACACCCCCCTCGGCGCCATCGCCGGCGGCACCTCCACCATCCACGACCAGGTCCTGCGCATGCTCCACCGCGGAATCGACGCCGCCACCGTCGCCCGCATGGCCGCCACGACCGGGGCGAAAGCAGCGGGATTCGCCGACCGGGGGGCCATAGCCGTCGGCAAGCGAGCCGATTTGCTACTTTGCGACGATGCCCCCGCAGGCAACCCCGACCCCCGCGACGGAGGGGCCCCGACACCGCCGACCGTGATCGTCGCCGGAGAGCGAAAGGAACGCTGA
- a CDS encoding PTS transporter subunit EIIC, translating into MKNLQKLGRSLMLPIAVLPAAALLLRLGQDDMLGRWESITVLKWLAAIFAAGGGALFDNLPLLFAVGVSIGWAKKADGSTALAAVVGYLVLTGVFKALSPMVLEGEVDQNGDQLMINYGVLAGLIMGLVAAMLWQRYHRKRLPEYLGFFNGRRFVPIVVGFAAVVIAIPMVLVYPWFNQGLTWFGDMISENTVGGGFVYGTVNRLLIPIGLHHLLNFVPWFMLGSFEGDAGVVHGDIARFLAGDPTAGAFMTGFFPIMMFALPAAALAMYHTARPAQKKVTGGAMVSLALTAFLTGITEPLEFAFMFLAWPLYVTHAVLTGSSLAVMNLVGARDGFGFSAGAIDFLLNLGIAEKPWAIVVAGLVYAVIYYAIFRIMIVKLDLKTPGRDPELDPIVPESELTTKEKFDRTAQQAQAAYEPDPSEVHARMTQDDADRAVIVERDAAAEKDSGK; encoded by the coding sequence ATGAAGAACCTGCAGAAGCTCGGCCGCAGCCTCATGCTGCCCATCGCCGTGCTGCCCGCCGCCGCGCTGCTGCTGCGCCTGGGCCAGGACGACATGCTGGGCCGCTGGGAGAGCATCACCGTGCTCAAGTGGCTCGCCGCGATCTTCGCCGCGGGCGGCGGCGCGCTGTTCGACAACCTGCCGCTGCTGTTCGCCGTCGGCGTGTCCATCGGCTGGGCGAAGAAGGCCGACGGCTCCACCGCCCTGGCCGCCGTCGTCGGCTACCTGGTGCTCACCGGCGTGTTCAAGGCGCTGTCGCCGATGGTGCTGGAAGGCGAGGTCGACCAGAACGGCGACCAGCTGATGATCAACTACGGCGTCCTCGCAGGCCTGATCATGGGCCTGGTGGCGGCGATGCTGTGGCAGCGCTACCACCGCAAGCGCCTGCCGGAGTACCTCGGCTTCTTCAACGGCCGCCGCTTCGTGCCCATCGTCGTCGGCTTCGCGGCGGTGGTCATCGCCATCCCGATGGTGCTGGTCTACCCGTGGTTCAACCAGGGCCTGACGTGGTTCGGCGACATGATCTCGGAGAACACCGTCGGCGGCGGCTTCGTCTACGGCACGGTCAACCGCCTGCTCATCCCGATCGGCCTGCACCACCTGCTCAACTTCGTGCCGTGGTTCATGCTCGGTTCCTTCGAGGGCGACGCCGGCGTCGTCCACGGCGACATCGCCCGCTTCCTGGCCGGCGACCCGACCGCGGGCGCGTTCATGACCGGCTTCTTCCCCATCATGATGTTCGCCCTGCCCGCCGCCGCCCTGGCGATGTACCACACCGCGCGGCCGGCCCAGAAGAAGGTGACCGGCGGCGCGATGGTATCGCTGGCCCTGACGGCGTTCCTCACCGGCATCACCGAGCCGCTGGAGTTCGCGTTCATGTTCCTGGCGTGGCCGCTGTACGTCACCCACGCGGTGCTCACGGGTTCCTCGCTGGCGGTGATGAACCTGGTCGGCGCCCGCGACGGCTTCGGCTTCTCCGCCGGCGCGATCGACTTCCTGCTGAACCTCGGCATCGCCGAGAAGCCCTGGGCGATCGTCGTGGCGGGCCTGGTCTACGCGGTGATCTACTACGCGATCTTCCGCATCATGATCGTGAAGCTCGACCTGAAGACCCCGGGCCGCGATCCGGAGCTGGATCCGATCGTGCCCGAGTCCGAGCTGACCACCAAGGAGAAGTTCGACCGCACCGCCCAGCAGGCCCAGGCGGCGTACGAACCCGATCCTTCCGAGGTTCATGCGCGCATGACCCAGGATGACGCCGACCGTGCCGTCATCGTCGAGCGAGACGCGGCGGCCGAGAAGGACTCGGGGAAGTAA